The following coding sequences are from one Paenibacillus sp. JDR-2 window:
- the trmL gene encoding tRNA (uridine(34)/cytosine(34)/5-carboxymethylaminomethyluridine(34)-2'-O)-methyltransferase TrmL: protein MAFHIVLVEPEIPANTGNIARTCAATGAHLHLVRPLGFQTDDRTLKRAGLDYWHAVHVEYHDSFKELQDANPNGRFFYASTRATKVYTEFDFRDGDFFVFGKETKGLPQELIDANLDTCMRMPMTGDVRSLNLSNSAAIIVYEALRQNKFPGMD, encoded by the coding sequence ATGGCTTTCCATATTGTTTTGGTTGAACCTGAAATTCCTGCTAACACGGGCAATATCGCCCGGACTTGCGCCGCAACAGGCGCGCATCTTCATCTTGTACGCCCCCTTGGTTTCCAGACCGATGACCGCACTCTTAAGCGTGCCGGACTGGATTATTGGCATGCCGTTCATGTGGAATATCATGATTCCTTCAAGGAGCTGCAGGATGCAAATCCAAACGGAAGATTCTTTTATGCAAGCACAAGAGCTACAAAAGTGTATACGGAGTTTGACTTTCGGGACGGAGATTTCTTCGTATTCGGAAAGGAAACAAAAGGCCTTCCGCAAGAGCTGATTGATGCGAATCTGGATACTTGCATGCGGATGCCGATGACAGGGGATGTCCGGTCGCTGAATCTTTCGAACTCGGCCGCTATTATTGTGTATGAGGCTTTACGCCAGAATAAGTTCCCGGGAATGGACTGA
- a CDS encoding DUF2161 family putative PD-(D/E)XK-type phosphodiesterase yields the protein MAVNKEEELYSPIKAYYEKLGFTVKSEVLHCDLVAMKPDGSEAVVVEMKKTFNLALLLQGIERLRINDHVVLAVERNRKKSGAHNQRFSDITELCRMLGLGLMTVTIFKTKAPLIEMLCEPGEMPKRGIRRTRQARLLREFRERSGDYNVGGSTGRKLVTAYREKALRAAYAMQQAGILSPSQLASLTGNPQSASMLRSNYYSWFEKVGRGQYQLTAAGALALAEYDEVIAEWKATFTLPPEPEPKPAKAPKSNAPKASKASKGKTSKRVKEPPFSYEP from the coding sequence ATGGCAGTTAACAAGGAAGAGGAGCTGTACAGCCCCATCAAGGCCTACTACGAAAAGCTAGGTTTTACGGTAAAAAGCGAGGTTCTCCACTGCGATTTGGTTGCAATGAAACCGGATGGAAGCGAGGCGGTTGTTGTCGAAATGAAAAAAACGTTCAATCTCGCTTTGCTGCTGCAAGGGATTGAACGTTTACGCATAAATGATCATGTTGTACTTGCCGTTGAGCGCAACCGCAAGAAAAGCGGCGCCCACAATCAGCGCTTCAGCGATATTACGGAGCTGTGCCGGATGCTTGGACTCGGCCTGATGACCGTCACCATCTTCAAGACTAAGGCGCCGCTGATCGAAATGCTGTGCGAGCCCGGCGAGATGCCAAAGCGCGGCATCCGAAGAACCCGCCAGGCACGGCTCCTCAGGGAGTTCCGGGAACGGAGCGGAGATTACAATGTAGGCGGCAGCACCGGCCGCAAGCTCGTCACCGCCTATCGGGAGAAGGCGCTACGGGCAGCTTATGCCATGCAGCAAGCCGGCATCCTGTCGCCAAGCCAGCTGGCGTCGCTGACGGGCAATCCGCAAAGCGCCTCCATGCTGCGCAGCAATTATTATAGCTGGTTCGAGAAGGTTGGGCGCGGCCAATACCAACTAACGGCAGCCGGAGCCTTGGCCTTAGCCGAATACGATGAGGTGATCGCCGAATGGAAAGCAACCTTCACTCTTCCGCCCGAACCCGAGCCAAAACCAGCAAAAGCACCAAAATCAAATGCCCCCAAAGCTTCCAAAGCTTCCAAAGGGAAGACGTCCAAACGCGTAAAGGAACCTCCTTTTAGCTACGAGCCGTAA
- the thpR gene encoding RNA 2',3'-cyclic phosphodiesterase, with translation MADNIRIFTAISIPANITGQIVSHLPDWKNQLSFRKWVDPRDLHITLHFIGDMPVSSIPTIQAAMQETASRSSSFSLELSKLDCFGREERPSVLWLGIKQLPAELLGLHQLLGQSLHSGIGYSPETRPYRPHVTLARKYSADEPCTAGKLEELSSPLLQHQTAFDITGITLYRTRLGERPMYEPIASAQFDK, from the coding sequence ATGGCAGATAATATTCGGATTTTCACCGCAATATCCATTCCAGCAAACATTACCGGACAAATCGTTAGCCATTTGCCCGATTGGAAGAATCAGCTCTCTTTTCGGAAATGGGTGGATCCCCGGGACCTGCATATTACGCTTCATTTTATCGGAGACATGCCGGTTTCCTCTATTCCCACCATACAGGCCGCGATGCAGGAAACTGCTTCCCGCTCATCATCCTTCTCATTAGAGCTGTCGAAACTTGACTGCTTTGGACGCGAGGAACGGCCCTCCGTATTATGGCTCGGCATAAAACAATTGCCCGCTGAGCTCCTTGGGCTCCATCAATTGCTTGGCCAATCGCTTCATTCGGGTATTGGCTATTCGCCGGAGACCCGTCCTTACCGCCCTCACGTTACCTTAGCGCGGAAATATTCCGCTGATGAACCATGTACAGCCGGGAAGCTTGAGGAGCTTTCCAGCCCCCTTCTACAGCATCAGACAGCCTTCGACATAACCGGCATAACTCTATACCGTACCCGATTAGGCGAAAGACCTATGTACGAACCAATTGCGTCCGCACAATTCGACAAATGA
- the serC gene encoding 3-phosphoserine/phosphohydroxythreonine transaminase has translation MKRAYNFNAGPAALPLEVLQQAQEQFVEYQGAGMSIMEMSHRSALYEQVNNDSQALMRELFGIPDNYHVLFLQGGASQQFAMIPMNLLSAGRPAAYVKTGAWADKAIKEAKLIGETVIAASSENDNFMRMPSMNEIVVPENASYLHLTSNETIGGVQFQEFPTNLGNVPLVADMSSDILSRPIDISKFGLIYAGAQKNLGPSGVTVVIVRDDLVQESPKNIPAIFRYDTHAKNKSLYNTPPSFSVYMVNLVLKWIKGNGGVAAMEQLNRDKTKLIYDAIDQSNGYYVGCAHQDSRSLMNITFRMQNEELEKQFVKESEQNGFVGLKGHRDVGGLRASTYNAVPHESCKALADFMADFQRRNG, from the coding sequence ATGAAACGAGCCTATAATTTCAATGCAGGACCAGCCGCTTTACCGCTTGAGGTGCTGCAGCAGGCGCAAGAGCAATTTGTCGAATATCAGGGCGCGGGGATGTCCATCATGGAAATGTCCCACCGCAGCGCGCTTTATGAGCAAGTGAACAATGATTCACAAGCCCTCATGCGCGAATTGTTCGGTATTCCGGATAACTATCATGTTCTTTTCCTGCAAGGCGGCGCTAGCCAGCAGTTTGCCATGATTCCAATGAACCTGCTTTCCGCGGGCCGTCCTGCCGCTTACGTTAAGACTGGCGCTTGGGCTGACAAAGCCATTAAGGAAGCGAAGCTGATTGGCGAGACGGTTATTGCCGCATCGTCAGAAAACGACAATTTCATGCGTATGCCAAGCATGAACGAAATTGTTGTGCCGGAGAATGCTTCTTACCTTCATCTTACATCTAATGAAACAATCGGAGGCGTACAGTTCCAGGAGTTCCCGACGAATCTTGGCAATGTACCGCTTGTAGCCGATATGTCCAGCGATATTTTGAGCCGTCCTATTGATATTAGCAAATTTGGTCTTATCTATGCCGGCGCGCAAAAAAATCTTGGTCCATCCGGTGTTACGGTTGTAATCGTACGCGATGACCTGGTTCAAGAAAGCCCGAAGAACATTCCGGCTATCTTCCGCTATGACACGCATGCGAAGAACAAGTCGCTTTACAATACGCCGCCATCCTTCTCGGTATATATGGTTAACCTGGTTCTGAAATGGATCAAGGGCAACGGCGGAGTCGCTGCGATGGAGCAGCTCAACCGCGATAAAACAAAGCTGATCTATGACGCGATCGATCAAAGCAACGGTTATTACGTTGGATGCGCTCATCAAGACAGCCGTTCGCTTATGAACATCACTTTCCGTATGCAAAACGAAGAGCTGGAGAAGCAATTCGTGAAAGAATCGGAGCAAAATGGTTTTGTTGGCCTGAAGGGCCACCGCGATGTTGGCGGTCTGCGCGCTTCGACGTACAACGCCGTTCCTCACGAGAGCTGCAAAGCGCTTGCTGATTTTATGGCTGACTTCCAGCGCCGTAACGGTTAA
- a CDS encoding 4-hydroxy-3-methylbut-2-enyl diphosphate reductase, with protein sequence MEIVKISPRGYCYGVVDAMVLALQTAKNLDLPRPIYILGMIVHNAHVTEAFEQEGIITLDGENRLEILEQVESGTVIFTAHGVSPEVRNRAREKGLTVVDATCPDVTKTHDLIREKVAEDYHIIYIGKKGHPEPEGAIGVAPDRVHLIERVEDISKLNVPEGRIIITNQTTMSQWDIRHIISKLLETYPRAEIHNEICLATQVRQEAVAEQAGQAQLCIVVGDPRSNNSNRLAQVSQEIAGVPAYRVSDVSEIEQEWLKGVDRVAVTSGASTPTPITKEVIAYLEQYDHNDPSTWEIKRTVNKNKLLPTIRTKSASSTAEA encoded by the coding sequence GTGGAAATTGTTAAAATATCGCCGCGCGGCTATTGCTATGGCGTTGTAGACGCCATGGTGCTAGCGCTGCAAACCGCCAAAAACCTGGACCTTCCGCGTCCGATTTATATTCTTGGCATGATTGTTCATAATGCGCATGTAACCGAGGCTTTCGAGCAAGAGGGTATCATTACGCTTGACGGGGAAAACCGTCTGGAGATCCTGGAGCAGGTGGAGAGCGGTACCGTTATCTTTACGGCCCATGGGGTATCCCCCGAGGTCCGCAACCGTGCGCGCGAGAAAGGCCTGACCGTTGTGGACGCGACTTGTCCGGATGTAACCAAAACGCATGATTTGATTCGTGAGAAAGTCGCCGAGGACTATCATATTATCTATATTGGCAAAAAAGGCCATCCGGAGCCGGAAGGCGCTATTGGCGTGGCACCGGACCGCGTTCATCTAATTGAGCGCGTCGAGGATATTTCCAAGCTTAACGTGCCTGAAGGCCGTATTATCATTACGAATCAGACCACGATGTCGCAATGGGATATCCGTCATATTATAAGCAAGCTTCTGGAGACGTATCCAAGGGCGGAAATTCATAACGAGATCTGCTTGGCTACGCAAGTACGCCAGGAAGCGGTAGCGGAGCAAGCCGGACAGGCGCAGCTATGTATCGTTGTTGGCGATCCGCGGAGCAACAACTCCAACCGCCTAGCCCAGGTATCCCAGGAGATCGCGGGCGTACCGGCCTATCGCGTATCCGACGTATCGGAGATCGAGCAGGAGTGGTTAAAGGGTGTTGATCGCGTTGCCGTAACTTCCGGCGCGTCGACTCCGACTCCGATTACAAAAGAAGTTATCGCGTATTTGGAGCAATACGACCATAACGACCCTTCCACGTGGGAGATTAAGCGCACGGTCAACAAGAACAAGCTTCTTCCAACGATCCGTACCAAATCGGCTTCCAGCACAGCTGAAGCTTAA
- a CDS encoding PrkA family serine protein kinase — protein sequence MDIFKRISEYQTESEKLAWTGSFKEYIELLREDPTPAMTAHARVYEMIDSFGVEDDNGRKRYKFFEQEIFGLDRAVEKLVEEYFHSAARRLDVRKRILLLMGPVSGGKSTIVTMLKKGLERFSRTEKGATYAIKGCPMHEEPLHLIPHELRPEIEKELGVRIEGNLCPSCQMRLRVEYDGDIENVIVERVLVSEENRVGIGTFSPSDPKSQDIADLTGSIDFSTITEFGSESDPRAYRFDGELNKANRGLMEFQEMLKCDEKFLWNLLSLTQEGNFKAGRFALISADELIIAHTNESEYKSFISNKKNEALQSRMIVMPIPYNLKVSEEEKIYTKLIGQSDMKHIHIAPHSLKSAAIFSILTRLKETKKQGMDLVKKMRMYDGEEVEGFKEADLKEMQNEYIEEGMSGIDPRYVINRISSALIKQDMHCINALDVLRALKDGLDQHPSITKEERERYLNFISVARKEYDNLAKKEIQKAFVYSFEESARTLFENYLDNIESYCNWTKIKDPLTGEEMDPDERLMRSIEEQIGVSENAKKAFREEILIRISSYSRKGKKFDFTSHERLREAVEKKLFTDLKDIVKITTSTKTPDESQLKRINEVTKRLIDEHGYCPVCANELLRYVGSLLNR from the coding sequence ATGGACATTTTCAAGCGAATATCGGAGTATCAGACAGAGAGTGAGAAGCTTGCGTGGACGGGATCTTTCAAAGAATATATTGAACTGCTTAGAGAGGACCCGACCCCGGCCATGACTGCGCACGCGCGCGTCTATGAGATGATTGATTCTTTTGGGGTAGAGGACGATAACGGAAGGAAGCGTTATAAGTTCTTCGAACAAGAAATTTTCGGTCTCGACCGCGCCGTAGAGAAGCTTGTGGAGGAATACTTCCACTCGGCGGCAAGAAGGCTGGATGTCCGTAAACGGATCCTGCTCCTAATGGGACCGGTCAGCGGCGGGAAATCAACGATTGTAACGATGCTGAAGAAAGGGCTGGAGCGTTTCTCCAGAACGGAGAAAGGCGCTACTTACGCCATTAAAGGCTGCCCGATGCATGAAGAACCGTTGCACTTGATCCCGCATGAGCTTCGTCCAGAAATTGAGAAGGAGCTTGGTGTCCGTATTGAAGGCAATCTATGCCCTTCTTGCCAAATGAGGCTTCGGGTTGAATACGATGGAGATATTGAGAATGTAATCGTTGAACGTGTGCTTGTGTCGGAGGAAAATCGGGTAGGTATTGGTACGTTCAGCCCTTCCGATCCGAAGTCCCAGGATATTGCCGACTTGACGGGCAGTATCGATTTCTCGACGATTACGGAGTTTGGTTCGGAATCCGATCCGCGCGCGTACCGCTTCGACGGCGAGCTGAACAAGGCGAACCGTGGTCTGATGGAATTCCAGGAGATGCTGAAATGCGACGAGAAGTTCCTATGGAACCTGCTATCGCTGACGCAGGAGGGGAATTTCAAGGCGGGCAGGTTTGCGCTTATATCAGCCGACGAACTGATTATCGCCCATACGAACGAATCCGAGTACAAGTCGTTTATCAGCAATAAGAAAAACGAGGCGCTTCAATCGCGTATGATTGTAATGCCGATTCCATACAACCTCAAAGTATCCGAGGAAGAGAAGATCTACACGAAGCTGATCGGCCAAAGCGATATGAAGCATATTCACATCGCACCGCATTCTCTGAAATCGGCAGCCATCTTCTCCATACTTACCCGCCTCAAGGAAACGAAAAAGCAGGGCATGGACCTTGTGAAGAAGATGAGAATGTACGATGGAGAAGAGGTTGAAGGCTTCAAGGAAGCCGATCTGAAGGAAATGCAGAACGAGTATATTGAGGAAGGGATGTCCGGCATTGACCCTCGTTATGTCATTAACCGGATATCGAGCGCACTCATCAAGCAGGATATGCATTGTATTAATGCTCTCGACGTGCTGCGGGCACTGAAGGACGGCCTTGACCAGCATCCTTCGATTACGAAGGAGGAGCGGGAAAGATATCTAAACTTCATCTCGGTAGCGCGCAAGGAGTACGATAACCTGGCCAAGAAGGAAATTCAGAAGGCATTCGTCTATTCCTTTGAAGAGTCCGCCCGGACCTTGTTTGAGAATTATCTCGATAACATTGAATCCTATTGCAACTGGACCAAAATCAAAGATCCGCTTACCGGCGAAGAGATGGATCCGGATGAGCGCCTGATGCGGTCAATTGAAGAGCAGATCGGCGTATCCGAGAATGCGAAAAAAGCGTTCCGCGAAGAAATTTTGATCCGGATCTCTTCGTACTCGCGTAAAGGGAAGAAATTCGATTTCACAAGCCATGAACGTTTGCGCGAGGCTGTTGAGAAAAAGCTGTTCACCGACCTGAAGGATATCGTGAAAATTACGACTTCCACCAAAACGCCGGATGAAAGCCAACTGAAGCGAATTAATGAAGTGACCAAACGGTTAATTGACGAACACGGCTACTGCCCGGTGTGCGCAAACGAGCTGCTGCGGTATGTGGGAAGCCTCTTGAATCGTTAA
- the aroF gene encoding 3-deoxy-7-phosphoheptulonate synthase, whose product MIVITSPHIAEERIQEIVNHIERAGVQAHVSRGTDRTVIGIIGKAEPTLAEHLRQMKGVENVIKISKSYKLASRDFHPDDTVIDIKGVKIGGDNLVIMGGPCAVESPEQIDEIARIVKAAGGQVLRGGAFKPRTGPYSFQGVGVEGLIMMAEAGKKHGLLTITEVMTPEYVDVCAEHADILQVGTRNMQNFDLLRKLGTIQTPVLLKRGFSSTYDEFLNAAEYILAGGNPNVMLCERGIRTFETYTRNTLDLSAIPVLQGLSHLPVISDPSHGTGRRELVEPMSKASVAAGANGLIVEMHTDPDNSMTGDGVQSLFPDQFANLLKDLEKLAPIVGKQFNTPKEPAAAFAEWKI is encoded by the coding sequence ATGATCGTAATTACTAGCCCACATATTGCTGAAGAGCGTATTCAAGAAATTGTGAACCATATTGAAAGAGCGGGCGTGCAGGCCCATGTATCAAGAGGGACTGACCGTACGGTTATCGGAATTATCGGCAAAGCGGAACCGACGCTAGCCGAGCATCTCCGCCAAATGAAAGGCGTAGAGAACGTGATCAAGATTTCGAAGTCCTACAAGCTGGCGAGCCGGGACTTCCATCCGGACGATACCGTCATCGACATTAAAGGCGTTAAGATTGGCGGCGACAACCTCGTTATTATGGGCGGCCCTTGCGCGGTTGAATCTCCGGAGCAGATCGATGAGATCGCCCGCATTGTCAAAGCAGCCGGCGGACAGGTGCTCCGCGGCGGTGCGTTTAAGCCTCGTACGGGTCCATACAGCTTCCAAGGCGTTGGCGTGGAAGGTTTGATCATGATGGCGGAAGCGGGCAAGAAGCATGGCCTGCTCACGATTACGGAAGTCATGACACCAGAGTATGTTGATGTATGCGCCGAACATGCCGATATCCTTCAAGTCGGAACACGCAATATGCAGAACTTCGACTTGCTCCGCAAGCTTGGCACGATTCAGACTCCGGTATTGCTGAAGCGCGGTTTCAGCTCAACGTATGACGAATTCCTGAACGCGGCGGAATACATTCTCGCAGGCGGAAATCCGAATGTTATGTTATGTGAGCGCGGAATCCGAACGTTCGAAACTTACACAAGAAACACGCTCGACTTGTCCGCGATTCCGGTTCTGCAAGGGCTTAGCCATCTTCCGGTCATTTCGGACCCAAGCCACGGTACAGGCCGCCGCGAATTGGTAGAACCGATGTCCAAGGCTTCCGTTGCGGCAGGGGCGAACGGTCTGATCGTCGAAATGCACACAGATCCGGATAATTCGATGACAGGTGACGGTGTACAATCCTTGTTCCCTGACCAATTCGCTAATTTATTAAAGGATTTAGAAAAGCTCGCGCCAATCGTTGGCAAGCAATTTAACACTCCCAAAGAACCTGCAGCCGCTTTTGCGGAATGGAAAATTTAA
- a CDS encoding PLP-dependent aminotransferase family protein — protein sequence MEFRFASRMTQVKSSVVRDILKLTQGNDIVSFAGGLPAEELFPVQAVREAADRAISAGTSALQYGLTEGYLPLREQLCVRMAQKGMNVQPDEMIITTGSQQAISLLVQVLTEPGDTVIVERPTYLACLQVFELHGLKVVAAESDEHGMIPEDVERLVRQHKPKFIYAVPTFGNPTGNVWSMERRQEILRICAGHQVPIIEDDPYGELKYDENAAYPTLFALDQQQFGSGVVIYTSTFSKIVAPALRTGWAIGDTRVIKMLAKAKQAADLQSSTMDQQILSQLLAHFPLDEHIRIISESYGDRMREMQNLIKAQKIEGMHWIEPKGGMFLWVELPEGLDAEALLRVAVSKGVAFVPGSAFYAYDPKRNTARLNFTHNKGEKTVLGVARLAEAIREFTARS from the coding sequence ATGGAATTTCGCTTTGCATCAAGAATGACGCAGGTTAAGTCTTCCGTCGTGAGGGATATTCTTAAGCTGACGCAAGGCAACGATATCGTATCCTTTGCCGGCGGCCTGCCGGCGGAAGAACTTTTTCCGGTACAGGCTGTCAGGGAAGCTGCGGATCGTGCTATTTCAGCGGGTACAAGCGCATTGCAGTACGGACTTACTGAAGGTTATCTGCCGCTTCGCGAGCAGCTTTGCGTCCGCATGGCCCAGAAGGGGATGAACGTGCAGCCGGATGAGATGATTATCACGACAGGCTCCCAGCAGGCGATCAGCCTGCTTGTCCAGGTTCTCACTGAGCCGGGGGATACGGTAATTGTTGAACGGCCAACCTATTTGGCCTGCCTGCAAGTATTTGAGCTGCATGGTCTAAAGGTTGTTGCGGCCGAAAGCGATGAGCATGGCATGATTCCTGAGGATGTGGAACGACTGGTCCGCCAGCATAAGCCAAAGTTTATTTATGCCGTGCCGACCTTTGGAAATCCGACGGGCAATGTCTGGAGCATGGAAAGAAGGCAGGAGATCCTGCGAATTTGCGCCGGCCATCAAGTGCCTATTATTGAAGATGATCCTTACGGCGAGCTGAAATACGATGAAAATGCGGCTTACCCAACCCTGTTTGCGCTTGACCAGCAGCAGTTTGGAAGCGGCGTTGTTATTTATACAAGCACCTTCTCGAAAATCGTAGCTCCCGCACTCCGTACCGGCTGGGCGATCGGCGATACCCGGGTGATCAAGATGCTTGCAAAAGCGAAGCAAGCGGCCGACCTGCAGTCCAGCACGATGGATCAGCAGATCTTGAGCCAGCTGCTTGCGCATTTCCCGCTCGACGAGCATATCCGTATTATTTCGGAATCCTACGGGGATCGGATGCGGGAGATGCAAAACCTGATCAAGGCGCAAAAAATCGAAGGAATGCATTGGATTGAGCCGAAAGGCGGCATGTTCCTTTGGGTGGAGCTTCCCGAGGGACTGGATGCGGAAGCGCTGCTGCGGGTTGCGGTATCGAAGGGCGTAGCTTTTGTGCCGGGCAGCGCTTTTTATGCTTATGATCCAAAAAGGAACACCGCCCGGCTTAATTTCACCCATAATAAAGGTGAAAAAACGGTGCTTGGCGTTGCACGCCTGGCGGAAGCGATCCGAGAGTTTACGGCTCGTAGCTAA
- the glnA gene encoding type I glutamate--ammonia ligase — translation MSVQKVLEQIQENNIQFVDFRFVDLAGRAHHITLPSTEVDADTFVNGVAFDGSSIPGFRGIEESDMVMMPDTDAAFVDPFTDHPTLNIMCNIHTPDGERYERDPRSIAQKAEEYLQTTGIGTTAFFAPESEFFIFDEVRYESTMNSSSFYVDSEEAGWNTNRKEEGGNLGFKVPVKGGYVPVAPVDQQQDIRSEMVRLMQEVGLRVERHHHEVATAGQAEINFRFDTLTKTADNLMLYKYIVHNTARQYGKVATFMPKPLFGDNGSGMHVHMSIFDGDAPMFYEKGAYGNLSPLAMNYIGGVLHHAPALIALTNPSTNSFKRLVPGYEAPVNLVFSKGNRSAAVRIPIASVTPKGCRIEFRTPDSTANPYLAFAAMLLAGLDGIKRKLDPVALGYGPFDKNIYELPEEEKKEIRSVPGTLDEALDALEADSTFLTESGVFTEDFIANYVAVKRSEAKAVSIRIHPHEYSLYFGC, via the coding sequence ATGTCAGTTCAAAAAGTTTTGGAACAAATTCAAGAAAACAACATCCAGTTTGTAGATTTCCGCTTCGTGGATCTCGCTGGTCGTGCGCACCACATTACTCTTCCTTCGACAGAAGTTGACGCTGATACTTTCGTAAACGGTGTAGCTTTTGACGGTTCCTCGATCCCAGGTTTCCGTGGTATTGAAGAATCTGACATGGTAATGATGCCAGATACTGATGCAGCATTCGTTGATCCTTTCACAGATCATCCTACACTGAACATTATGTGTAACATTCATACACCGGACGGCGAGCGTTATGAGCGTGACCCACGCAGCATCGCTCAAAAAGCGGAAGAATACCTGCAAACAACAGGTATCGGTACTACTGCATTCTTCGCGCCTGAGTCCGAATTCTTCATCTTCGACGAAGTTCGCTACGAGAGCACAATGAATTCTTCTTCCTTCTACGTTGATTCCGAAGAAGCGGGTTGGAACACAAACCGTAAAGAAGAAGGCGGAAACCTTGGCTTTAAAGTTCCTGTAAAAGGCGGCTACGTGCCAGTTGCTCCGGTTGACCAACAACAAGACATCCGCAGCGAAATGGTTCGCCTGATGCAAGAAGTTGGCCTTCGCGTTGAACGTCATCACCATGAAGTTGCAACTGCTGGTCAAGCAGAAATCAACTTCCGTTTCGACACATTGACGAAAACAGCTGACAACCTGATGCTGTACAAATATATCGTTCATAACACAGCTCGCCAATACGGCAAAGTGGCTACTTTCATGCCAAAACCATTGTTCGGCGATAACGGTTCCGGTATGCACGTGCATATGTCCATCTTCGATGGCGACGCTCCTATGTTCTACGAAAAAGGTGCTTACGGTAACCTGAGCCCACTCGCTATGAACTACATCGGTGGCGTTCTGCACCATGCTCCAGCACTGATCGCTTTGACGAATCCATCGACAAACTCGTTCAAACGTCTGGTTCCTGGTTACGAAGCTCCGGTTAACCTTGTATTCTCGAAAGGTAACCGTTCGGCTGCAGTTCGTATTCCAATCGCTTCGGTTACGCCTAAAGGCTGTCGTATCGAGTTCCGTACTCCGGACTCCACGGCTAACCCTTACCTGGCATTCGCAGCTATGCTGCTTGCTGGTCTGGACGGCATCAAACGTAAACTGGATCCTGTTGCTCTGGGCTATGGCCCATTCGACAAAAACATTTACGAACTGCCGGAAGAAGAGAAAAAAGAAATCCGCAGCGTACCTGGTACACTCGACGAAGCGCTTGATGCTCTCGAAGCAGATTCTACTTTCTTGACTGAAAGCGGCGTATTCACGGAAGACTTCATCGCTAACTATGTTGCCGTTAAACGCAGCGAAGCTAAAGCGGTATCGATCCGTATTCATCCACACGAGTACAGCCTGTATTTCGGCTGCTAA
- a CDS encoding AbrB/MazE/SpoVT family DNA-binding domain-containing protein yields MKPAGVVRKVDQLGRIVLPKSLRKRYQMNEGDPVEILVQGDHIILERYRPRCVFCGSMEEVKEFKDRYLCEPCMNEMGQLLNR; encoded by the coding sequence ATGAAACCAGCAGGTGTGGTTAGAAAGGTGGACCAACTCGGACGAATCGTCCTTCCTAAATCACTTCGTAAACGGTATCAGATGAATGAGGGGGATCCTGTAGAGATTTTAGTGCAAGGCGACCATATTATTTTGGAGCGTTACCGTCCAAGATGCGTGTTCTGCGGATCAATGGAAGAAGTGAAGGAATTCAAGGACCGTTATTTGTGCGAGCCGTGCATGAATGAAATGGGGCAGCTTCTCAACCGTTAA
- a CDS encoding response regulator transcription factor — translation MKKKILVVDDEPSISMLIEFNLKLAGYDVRCVSDGEAVFEMLKPFRPDLIVLDLMLPKMDGIQVCRELRKQSNAVPIVMLTALQDVTDKIAGLDNGADDYMTKPFSPQELISRIQAIFRRIQTLPGQAESTTFDIGRLTVRAEQREVLIDGRTIELTPKEFELLLFLCKHRGKVLSRQQLLHGVWDYHFLGDTRIVDVHISHLRDKIEQNARTPEYIMTVRNVGYKLHAPNMADSSLA, via the coding sequence ATGAAAAAGAAAATATTGGTCGTTGATGATGAGCCGTCCATCTCCATGCTAATCGAATTTAATTTAAAGCTCGCCGGTTATGATGTCCGGTGTGTAAGCGATGGCGAGGCCGTATTCGAGATGTTAAAGCCATTCCGTCCTGACCTGATCGTACTCGACTTGATGCTTCCGAAAATGGATGGCATCCAAGTATGCCGTGAACTGCGCAAGCAGAGCAATGCGGTACCAATCGTTATGCTGACTGCCTTGCAGGACGTCACGGACAAAATCGCCGGGCTTGATAACGGGGCCGATGATTATATGACGAAGCCATTTAGCCCGCAAGAGCTGATCTCCCGTATCCAGGCGATTTTCCGCCGTATTCAGACCCTTCCGGGTCAAGCTGAATCAACGACATTCGATATTGGCAGATTGACGGTACGCGCCGAACAGCGCGAAGTGCTGATTGATGGCCGGACGATTGAACTGACTCCAAAGGAATTCGAGCTTCTTCTCTTCTTATGCAAGCATAGAGGCAAAGTATTAAGCCGTCAGCAGCTGCTTCACGGGGTATGGGATTACCACTTCCTCGGCGATACGCGAATCGTTGACGTTCATATCAGCCATCTTCGAGATAAAATCGAGCAAAACGCAAGAACGCCAGAGTACATTATGACGGTCCGCAATGTCGGCTACAAGCTTCACGCCCCTAATATGGCCGATTCGTCACTGGCATAA